A single window of Salminus brasiliensis chromosome 18, fSalBra1.hap2, whole genome shotgun sequence DNA harbors:
- the rps14 gene encoding small ribosomal subunit protein uS11, whose translation MAPRKGKEKKEEQVISLGPQVAEGENVFGVCHIFASFNDTFVHVTDLSGKETICRVTGGMKVKADRDESSPYAAMLAAQDVAQRCKELGITALHIKLRATGGNRTKTPGPGAQSALRALARSGMKIGRIEDVTPIPSDSTRRKGGRRGRRL comes from the exons ATGGCACCACGCAAGGGTAAGGAAAAGAAGGAAGAGCAGGTCATCAGCCTGGGACCTCAGGTTGCCGAGGGCGAGAATGTCTTTGGTGTGTGCCACATCTTTGCATCCTTCAACGACACCTTTGTGCATGTCACTGACCTCTCCGGCAA GGAAACAATTTGCCGTGTGACTGGTGGCATGAAAGTAAAGGCCGACAGAGACGAGTCCTCTCCTTACGCTGCTATGTTGGCTGCTCAGGATGTGGCTCAGAGGTGCAAGGAACTGGGCATCACTGCCCTGCACATCAAGCTGAGGGCCACTGGTGGTAACAG AACCAAGACTCCTGGACCAGGTGCACAGTCTGCTCTCAGAGCTCTGGCTCGTTCTGGCATGAAGATTGGCCGCATTG AGGATGTCACCCCTATTCCATCAGACAGCACCCGCAGAAAGGGAGGTCGTCGTGGGCGTCGTCTGTAA